One region of Salvelinus namaycush isolate Seneca chromosome 3, SaNama_1.0, whole genome shotgun sequence genomic DNA includes:
- the LOC120043773 gene encoding neurite extension and migration factor-like yields MDVFQEPNFSVLAPNLEQINKEDENESHIQDSNLQPDSTAVSPTANQPKGGHESERTSLNPFSPLSPTETSEPSITTTTTDDSSSIHAISLTSSCTTKEVSPWALPEDCSNKAAFTIMEIGSVSALSGGDCLMPQSRTCLGCFIETKDATEPEPGLDLGRDYDPCPVSCPDMAMQCMSSGDGIRYGDQLLSDQLLSYPEHKIRAEEKTDDEKSAEDSDSEDATPKSIYEGLLLDKCNGEEALLANSSQDWGCFESFISESKIELLDLCSKNELSVNLFSEEDVDNYMFDDEDEDSTLGSDVCSLKIRYESFQDNVREKTNPIQEETQFNFFPSVVAKKEGEGAVKKGAEGAQVKGEIVEVWAAGEKVDKNNSSSSAEVTPNVSPESSYLFDFNNSTVDSGEYSDDSSCTGSSLDTCQTKQKHCFLSRENSSSSSQLSYGLRSKRKVRYSDDYLYDVDSIESERNTEKKDKQTVVPKKEEDDDWCPKKRRKSSRKEPPVIIKYIIINRFKGEKHMLLKLGKIDTSETTVSLSKDLVHKYQRMAPLKDYWQKRRQEMQEQRMLAAGDKNTFPNGCRRSLNSSLTKRKYRIANRVRIQRIHAVKLSPNHTDHKQEVGAAEDEAACTDMESITTTTSDCAARLDQGSVTGKSRSLEREGKRLGNKTVQIRKFKSEARLRLKRMNEAQQEDGKTVIQLQEVGPLSPNPHPDIVYSTAGSPQICDDSTVSVDPNENSTFIPAPCSPSSTMTHPVNVNSGLHVIPGGYLQTLLEASDSSSNTGLTYYSQQHQQHPRQQFPHGFSQEENPFTNLQLAQSCVLSPPSESELQQSPSNCSNQMEPNFTHTSWQSEGYSQVNVDGNRLLYDKAYLPEEPPGLDSGLQVSQSAKEEQVQFHRVTLNTENGRLASYDSMSSLSATSSNYSSMSLKSCEKESEDDVNENFLAHCSPKLVIQRSTDEITPLRESTDLLDISNFTPDKFRHSPLSEMSPPDTPNLSPQVMGTEIMESLGKAREFQGETGDMTLSATPDGTKWDCNVLPQQNHDGRAINNHQFQFHTFNDNDGTGKIDGPNVFDEQPESIGGRTKGPKSKRKATSKQKSKAPRAPKTEKNKAPRQNSSSSKKLKALLDAKANAKGEESEGLAGLSEDWPLLEEHGGGWADGNNNSPVDDDQREFEEPSNILSNIASGMAEVQRFMKVSIEPLWDPMSGLCQPPDANSLKTKTLKILAGTTANVRKKGGYTTSAVAGRGRKAAGMGAKNQAKLIPSNPFFPPLMLDCNVFNKSSLGIPGICGPAHKKMYRHKTGAKFARDENNTGKRDSSKNVALMASYEKRR; encoded by the exons AATCACACATCCAGGACAGTAATCTGCAGCCAGACAGCACCGCCGTCTCACCTACAGCCAATCAACCAAAAGGAGGCCATGAGAGTGAGAGGACCTCACTGAACCCATTCTCACCCCTCAGCCCAACAGAGACCTCTGAGCCcagcatcaccaccactaccactgaTGACTCCTCTTCCATCCACGCCATCTCCCTCACCTCCTCTTGCACAACAAAAGAGGTGAGTCCCTGGGCTCTTCCAGAGGACTGTAGTAACAAAGCAGCTTTCACAATAATGGAGATAGGGAGTGTATCAGCCCTGTCTGGAGGAGACTGCCTCATGCCACAAAGCCGCACATGCCTGGGCTGTTTCATCGAGACCAAGGACGCTACAGAGCCTGAGCCAGGGCTGGACCTGGGCCGGGACTATGACCCCTGTCCTGTCTCCTGTCCTGACATGGCCATGCAGTGCATGAGTTCTGGGGATGGTATCCGCTACGGGGATCAGCTGCTCTCAGACCAGCTCCTCAGCTACCCAGAGCACAAGATCAGGGCAGAGGAGAAGACAGATGATGAGAAGTCAGCGGAGGACAGCGACTCAGAGGACGCCACGCCGAAGAGTATCTACGAAGGCCTGCTCCTGGACAAGTGCAATGGTGAGGAGGCTCTACTGGCCAACTCCAGCCAGGACTGGGGCTGCTTTGAGTCCTTTATCAGTGAGAGTAAGATCGAGCTGCTGGACCTCTGCTCTAAGAACGAGCTCTCTGTCAACCTCTTCTCAGAAGAGGACGTAGACAACTACATGTTTGATGATGAGGACGAGGACTCCACCCTGGGCAGCGACGTGTGCTCGCTGAAGATCCGCTACGAGTCCTTCCAGGACAACGTCCGAGAAAAGACCAACCCCATTCAGGAGGAAACCCAGTTCAACTTCTTCCCAAGTGTCGTGGCCAAAAAGGAGGGTGAGGGAGCAGTGAAGAAGGGAGCTGAAGGAGCACAGGTGAAGGGAGAGATTGTTGAAGTCTGGGCGGCTGGAGAAAAGGTTGACAAAAACAACAGCAGCAGCTCTGCTGAGGTGACGCCGAATGTCAGTCCAGAGAGCAGCTACCTGTTTGACTTCAACAATTCCACAGTGGACTCTGGAGAGTACAGCGATGACAGCTCCTGTACTGGATCCTCCCTTGACACCTGCCAGACCAAACAGAAACACTGCTTCCTCTCCAGGGAGAACTCCAGCTCCTCCAGCCAGCTGAGCTATGGGCTGAGGTCCAAGAGAAAAGTCAGATACAGCGACGACTATCTGTACGACGTGGATTCTATCGAGAGCGAGAGGAACACAGAGAAAAAAGACAAGCAGACGGTGGTCCCAAAAAAAGAGGAGGATGATGACTGGTGTCCAAAGAAGAGGAGAAAATCCTCACGAAAAGAGCCTCCGGTGATAATCAAATACATCATCATAAACCGATTTAAAGGGGAGAAGCACATGTTATTAAAGCTTGGCAAAATTGACACATCAGAGACAACAGTAAGCTTAAGTAAGGACTTAGTTCATAAGTACCAGAGAATGGCTCCTCTGAAAGACTACTGGCAAAAGAGGCGCCAGGAAATGCAGGAGCAGCGCATGCTGGCTGCTGGTgataaaaacacatttccaaatgGCTGCAGGCGTTCCCTTAATTCGAGCCTGACAAAACGAAAATACAGGATTGCAAATAGAGTCCGGATTCAAAGAATTCACGCTGTAAAGCTCTCGCCAAACCACACCGATCACAAGCAAGAGGTGGGCGCAGCTGAGGATGAAGCTGCCTGTACAGATATGGAATCTATAACAACAACGACCTCTGACTGTGCTGCTAGATTAGACCAAGGCAGTGTGACAGGAAAAAGCAGATCgctagagagggaggggaaaagaCTTGGGAATAAGACTGTGCAAATAAGGAAATTTAAAAGCGAGGCCAGACTGAGGTTGAAAAGAATGAACGAGGCTCAGCAGGAGGATGGTAAAACTGTGATACAGCTACAAGAGGTTGGCCCACTATCCCCAAATCCGCACCCTGACATAGTTTACTCCACTGCAGGCAGCCCCCAGATTTGTGATGACTCTACTGTCAGTGTCGACCCCAATGAAAACTCCACTTTTATACCAGCCCCCTGCTCCCCTTCCAGTACAATGACCCATCCTGTAAATGTGAATAGTGGTCTACATGTCATCCCTGGAGGCTACCTGCAGACATTACTAGAGGCCTCTGACTCATCCAGTAACACTGGGCTGACATATTACTCCCAGCAGCATCAGCAGCATCCCCGACAGCAGTTTCCTCATGGCTTCTCCCAGGAGGAGAATCCATTCACTAACCTACAGCTGGCCCAGAGCTGTGTTCTATCCCCACCCTCAGAGTCTGAGCTCCAACAGTCCCCCTCTAACTGCTCCAATCAGATGGAGCCAAACTTCACTCACACATCATGGCAGTCTGAAG GATATAGTCAAGTCAATGTAGATGGCAACAGACTGCTGTATGATAAGGCATATTTGCCTGAGGAGCCACCAGGACTAGACTCAGGCCTacaagtcagccagtcagctaaAGAGGAACAAGTGCAGTTCCATAGAGTCACTCTAAACACAGAGAACGGCAGGCTGGCCAGCTATGACTCTATGAGTTCACTGTCTGCCACCTCCAGCAACTACAGCTCTATGAGTCTCAAGTCCTGTGAGAAGGAGAGTGAAGACGATGTGAACGAGAACTTCTTGGCCCACTGCAGTCCCAAACTGGTGATCCAGCGAAGTACCGATGAAATCACTCCCCTCAGGGAGTCTACAGACCTACTGGACATCTCCAACTTCACCCCCGATAAGTTCAGGCACTCGCCATTGTCAGAGATGTCGCCACCTGACACACCAAATCTCTCCCCACAGGTGATGGGGACAGAAATTATGGAAAGCCTAGGAAAGGCCAGGGAGtttcagggagagacaggagacatgaCTCTCTCAGCTACACCTGATGGGACTAAGTGGGACTGTAATGTCCTGCCACAACAAAACCATGATGGCAGAGCGATAAACAATCATCAGTTCCAGTTCCATACTTTCAATGACAATGACGGCACAGGTAAGATTGATGGCCCCAACGTCTTTGATGAGCAGCCCGAATCCATCGGAGGTCGAACTAAAGGTCCCAAGTCAAAAAGGAAAGCAACCAGTAAACAGAAAAGCAAGGCTCCAAGGGCCCCCAAGACAGAGAAGAACAAAGCCCCTAGACAGAATTCTAGTTCATCCAAAAAGCTAAAAGCCCTGCTTGATGCAAAGGCAAATGCAAAAGGTGAAGAAAGTGAAGGCCTTGCTGGACTATCAGAAGACTGGCCTTTACTGGAGGAGCATGGTGGGGGCTGGGCAGACGGCAACAACAACAGTCCTGTGGATGACGACCAGCGAGAGTTTGAAGAGCCCTCCAACATCCTGTCCAACATAGCCTCTGGGATGGCAGAGGTCCAGAGGTTTATGAAGGTGTCAATCGAGCCACTGTGGGACCCCATGTCTGGACTCTGTCAGCCTCCAGATGCCAACAGCCTTAAAACTAAGACACTTAAAATCCTGGCGGGAACAACAGCTAACGTCAGGAAAAAGGGTGGTTATACCACCTCCGCTGTGGCAGGAAGGGGCAGGAAGGCAGCTGGCATGGGAGCCAAAAACCAAGCCAAGTTAATTCCTTCAAACCCCTTCTTCCCCCCTCTCATGCTGGACTGCAACGTGTTCAACAAGTCCAGCCTCGGTATACCTGGCATCTGTGGGCCCGCACACAAAAAAATGTACCGTCACAAAACCGGTGCAAAATTTGCTCGAGACGAAAACAATACAGGGAAGCGGGACTCGAGCAAGAACGTAGCTCTGATGGCCTCTTATGAGAAACGGAGGTAA